From Methanobacterium formicicum:
GCTGGCAGTTTCAGTTCCATCGAAACCAGTGCCCACGTGTGTGCCATCACAGTATGGTTTGTCCTTGGATTCCCCACATCGACACAGGGTGTAGGTTTCTTTAACTGGATACTGTTTTTCATCCATCAGGTCTTTGGTGTGGCCGGCTTCATCGGTGACTATTACCTGCTGGTAAAGGGGCACACCACCAGAGACAATATAGGGGCCGTTTTTAACGATTTTGATCTTCATTTCTTTTTTATCCTTATCCATCAAAACCCTCCGCGGATATTCTATATCTTTATTAATCTTACTGTATAACTAATTAATTATATGTGCCTCTTTAAAATTTAAAAGAAGATATATTAATCTTTAAAAATACATAGCTAACCCATTTATTGACAGTTTGGGGGTTTTGACCTGGTTAATATCCTGATTCCTATAATATTAATCTTAGTAATTGTAGTTTCCGTTTCCATGCTCTGGCCACTGGCCATTGGTGCAGCCTACTCCCCCTCCTCCAGGAGGGTGGTTCGGAAGATGCTGGACATGGCCCAAGTGAGTGACAACGACCGGGTCTATGATTTAGGCTCCGGGGATGGTAGGATAGTAATTGAAGCCGCCCAGAGATACCAGGCACGGGGAGTGGGGGTGGAAGCTGATCCCCTGCGGGTGATGTGGTCCTGGTTAAGGATCACCCGGCTAGGACTCAAACCGCAGGTGAAGATCATCTGGGGTAACCTATTCCACCAGGATATAAGTAGGGCTACGGTGGTGGTTCTTTTCCTGTGGGGACGGACCAATGATAAATTGAAGGATAAACTTCAACAGGAGCTTGAACCAGGAACCCGGATTGTATCTTATGTCTGGAAGTTCAAGGGATGGGATCCAGTTAAAGTAGATAGAAAGGACCGGATCTACCTTTACATTGTTGATTAAGATAAATCCAGCATTACTATTAAATACTTAGGACAGTTTAGATTAAAAAACCTATTATTTTACTAAAAGAGACCATAAAAAGGGCGAACCCACGGCAAAGGC
This genomic window contains:
- a CDS encoding SAM-dependent methyltransferase yields the protein MLWPLAIGAAYSPSSRRVVRKMLDMAQVSDNDRVYDLGSGDGRIVIEAAQRYQARGVGVEADPLRVMWSWLRITRLGLKPQVKIIWGNLFHQDISRATVVVLFLWGRTNDKLKDKLQQELEPGTRIVSYVWKFKGWDPVKVDRKDRIYLYIVD